One Bradyrhizobium zhanjiangense DNA segment encodes these proteins:
- a CDS encoding ABC transporter permease subunit encodes MDIATHVFSALYQFGDAFAFLVLSACGLAVIFGMMGVINLAHGEFIMCGAYVTAATVHAGLPLPLGILAGTLVSALVGVVVELAVIRHLYDRPLDTIVATWGLSLIATQGTLIMVGSTMAGVGTPFGSFQVGDYSYSIYRIVLFCAALGVLAALYALFNLTRFGVLARATIQVPHMAAALGVDTRLIYSLTFACGAGLAGLAGGLYAPTMTLVPTMGATFIMEAFVTVVIGGADVFLGTAPAGGVLAVVKSAITSWQGQLFGQIGLLVAVIIVVRVLPKGISGFVLRERT; translated from the coding sequence ATGGACATTGCGACCCACGTCTTCTCGGCGCTCTACCAATTCGGCGACGCCTTCGCGTTTCTGGTGCTCTCGGCCTGCGGGCTTGCGGTGATCTTCGGCATGATGGGCGTGATCAATCTCGCGCATGGCGAGTTCATCATGTGCGGAGCCTACGTCACCGCCGCGACTGTGCATGCCGGCCTGCCGCTGCCACTGGGCATACTGGCCGGCACCCTCGTGTCGGCGCTGGTGGGCGTCGTGGTGGAGCTCGCGGTCATCCGTCATCTCTACGACCGGCCGCTCGACACCATCGTGGCGACCTGGGGGCTGAGCCTGATCGCGACGCAGGGCACGCTGATCATGGTGGGCTCGACCATGGCAGGCGTCGGCACGCCGTTCGGCAGCTTTCAGGTCGGCGACTACTCCTATTCGATCTATCGCATCGTACTGTTCTGTGCCGCGCTCGGCGTGCTCGCAGCGCTCTACGCGCTGTTCAACTTGACCCGCTTCGGGGTGCTGGCACGCGCCACTATCCAGGTGCCGCATATGGCGGCCGCGCTCGGTGTCGATACGCGCCTGATCTACAGCCTCACCTTCGCCTGCGGGGCAGGGCTCGCAGGCCTAGCCGGCGGTCTCTATGCGCCGACCATGACGCTGGTGCCGACCATGGGCGCGACCTTCATCATGGAGGCCTTCGTCACTGTCGTGATCGGCGGCGCCGACGTCTTCCTCGGCACGGCGCCGGCCGGCGGCGTGCTCGCTGTGGTGAAGTCGGCGATAACGTCCTGGCAGGGACAGCTGTTCGGCCAGATCGGCCTGCTGGTCGCCGTCATCATCGTCGTCCGGGTGCTGCCGAAAGGCATTTCTGGCTTCGTCCTGCGCGAACGCACCTGA
- a CDS encoding urea ABC transporter substrate-binding protein produces the protein MSKSVLRGLRAAALTGTLVLGSPLQSALAAENPIKLGVLEDQSGDFAAATIGKVHAIQLAADEINKAGGIMGRPLELVAYDTQSDNTRYQEFMRRVLQRDKVDVVFAGFSSASREAYRPIVDQFNGFAFYNNQYEGGVCDGHMIVTGAVPEQQFSTLIPYMMEKYGKNVYTLAADYNFGQISAEWVRKIVKENGGKMAGEEFIPLGVSQFSQSIQNIQKAKPDFVVTLLVGTAQASYYEQAASANVNLPMASSVNVGQGYEHKRFKPPSLKDMFVTTNYIEEIDSPKSKELYAKFKAKFPNEPYVNQEAENSYLAVYLYKQMVERAKSTKREEIRKVIALGDVCMDTPEGKVCIDPKSQHMSHTIYLAKVGADHAISFPKVWEDIKPYWLGEAGCDLTKKDPMAQYTPSNPPPKP, from the coding sequence ATGAGCAAGTCTGTATTGCGGGGGCTGCGCGCCGCAGCCCTCACGGGGACGCTTGTCCTCGGATCGCCCCTACAATCGGCGCTCGCGGCGGAAAACCCGATCAAGCTCGGTGTGCTGGAGGATCAGTCTGGCGATTTCGCCGCGGCCACGATCGGCAAGGTTCACGCCATCCAACTCGCCGCCGACGAGATCAACAAAGCCGGCGGCATCATGGGCCGGCCGCTGGAGCTCGTCGCTTACGACACCCAGTCCGACAATACCCGCTACCAGGAGTTCATGCGGCGCGTGCTCCAGCGCGACAAGGTCGACGTCGTGTTCGCGGGCTTCTCCTCGGCCTCGCGCGAGGCGTACCGCCCGATCGTCGACCAGTTCAACGGCTTCGCCTTCTACAACAACCAGTACGAAGGCGGCGTCTGCGACGGCCACATGATCGTCACCGGTGCCGTGCCGGAGCAGCAGTTCTCGACGCTCATTCCCTACATGATGGAGAAGTACGGCAAGAACGTCTACACGCTCGCGGCCGATTACAATTTCGGCCAAATCTCGGCGGAATGGGTGCGCAAGATCGTCAAGGAGAACGGCGGCAAGATGGCCGGCGAGGAGTTCATCCCGCTCGGCGTATCGCAATTCTCCCAGAGCATCCAGAACATCCAGAAGGCCAAGCCGGACTTCGTGGTCACGCTGCTGGTCGGCACCGCGCAGGCCTCTTATTACGAGCAGGCGGCCTCTGCCAACGTCAACCTGCCGATGGCGTCGTCGGTGAACGTCGGGCAAGGCTACGAGCACAAGCGCTTCAAGCCGCCGAGCCTGAAGGACATGTTCGTCACCACCAACTACATCGAGGAGATCGACTCGCCCAAGAGCAAGGAATTGTACGCCAAGTTCAAGGCGAAGTTCCCGAACGAGCCCTATGTGAACCAGGAGGCGGAGAACTCCTATCTCGCGGTCTATCTCTACAAGCAAATGGTGGAACGCGCGAAGTCGACCAAACGCGAGGAGATCCGCAAGGTAATTGCGCTGGGCGACGTCTGCATGGACACGCCGGAGGGCAAGGTCTGCATCGACCCGAAGAGCCAGCACATGTCGCACACGATCTATCTCGCCAAGGTCGGTGCCGATCATGCGATCTCCTTCCCCAAGGTCTGGGAGGACATCAAGCCGTACTGGCTGGGTGAAGCCGGCTGCGATCTCACCAAGAAGGATCCGATGGCCCAGTACACGCCGTCGAATCCGCCGCCGAAACCCTGA
- a CDS encoding ANTAR domain-containing response regulator → MSSRLLQNFKGGRAIVVTRRGGWESTLETTLAKLGVSTEYPEIIDGRAQIEVIGLQADRDILFVDGDLEGAVSIEVSPASLLPPVPVIGLVGVEAPSRLKALVNLGATSFLRKPVHGGAVYTSLFMGINQFLLRSEMYERLQVLEERRRGRRAVIRAVVLLMQQDGLDEEGAYSQLRRDSMRARQNMELYCEEFLSKRAKPPDTSSRTTGITLQGGKKQAI, encoded by the coding sequence ATGAGCTCCCGACTGTTACAGAACTTCAAGGGCGGACGTGCCATCGTAGTCACCCGGCGAGGGGGGTGGGAGAGCACGCTCGAAACCACGCTGGCCAAGCTCGGCGTCTCTACTGAATATCCGGAGATCATCGACGGCCGCGCCCAGATCGAGGTCATTGGCCTCCAGGCCGATCGCGACATCCTGTTCGTCGACGGCGATCTTGAAGGCGCGGTCTCAATCGAGGTCAGCCCGGCCTCGCTGTTGCCGCCGGTGCCGGTGATCGGTCTCGTCGGCGTCGAGGCTCCGAGCCGGCTGAAGGCGCTGGTCAATCTCGGCGCCACCTCGTTCCTGCGCAAGCCGGTGCATGGCGGTGCGGTCTATACGTCCCTGTTCATGGGCATCAACCAGTTCCTGCTGCGCTCCGAGATGTATGAGCGCCTGCAGGTCCTCGAGGAGCGCCGTCGCGGCCGGCGCGCGGTGATCCGGGCGGTCGTTCTGCTGATGCAGCAGGATGGCCTCGACGAGGAGGGTGCCTATTCCCAGCTCCGTCGCGACAGCATGCGCGCGCGGCAGAACATGGAACTCTATTGCGAGGAGTTTCTGAGCAAGCGGGCGAAGCCGCCCGATACGTCCAGCCGCACGACCGGCATCACGCTGCAAGGCGGCAAGAAACAGGCCATCTAG
- a CDS encoding transporter substrate-binding domain-containing protein, with amino-acid sequence MARMRYRIGVMFSTTGSYSVVARSMLNGALLAFNEMNAGSDTIALEPVVVDPTGDLARYRSLSRDLLKSGIRHIVGCYTSSSRKEVIPCFEKFDGMLWYPSHYEGFESSDNVVYTGAAPNQHVLPLVDYLATRVGKRAFCVGSNYIWAWENNRIFREALAARGGTVLAERYLSVGDTEVDQVIAAIIDQRPDFVFNNLIGTSAYAFFRAFRAACRARGIDQAAEIPVASCTLSEPELPEIGPDAVDGHLSSSVYFSSLNSPENAAFIAAYTRSFPEGPVSSADAEASYVAVKLLASALSQAGTDDARTVRAAVADQRLRAPQGEVRIDRQTFHAWLTPRIGRSVADGQFEVLLESREPIAPDPYLVQSSPRFASAMRSPLLKVVQS; translated from the coding sequence ATGGCGCGGATGCGATATCGTATCGGTGTGATGTTCTCGACGACGGGATCGTACAGCGTCGTCGCGCGTTCGATGCTCAACGGAGCGCTGCTCGCGTTCAATGAGATGAACGCCGGCTCCGACACGATCGCGCTGGAGCCGGTCGTGGTCGATCCAACCGGCGATCTCGCCCGATACCGCTCGCTAAGCCGGGATCTGCTCAAGTCCGGGATCCGTCACATCGTCGGCTGCTACACCTCCTCAAGCCGCAAGGAAGTTATTCCCTGCTTCGAGAAGTTCGACGGCATGCTCTGGTATCCCTCGCACTACGAGGGTTTCGAGAGCTCCGACAACGTCGTCTATACGGGAGCCGCGCCAAATCAGCACGTCCTTCCGCTGGTCGACTATCTCGCTACGCGCGTCGGCAAGCGCGCCTTCTGCGTCGGCTCCAATTACATCTGGGCGTGGGAAAACAATCGCATCTTCCGCGAGGCGCTCGCCGCGCGTGGCGGCACCGTGCTGGCTGAGCGCTATCTCTCGGTCGGCGATACCGAGGTCGACCAGGTGATCGCGGCAATCATCGACCAGCGGCCCGACTTCGTCTTCAATAACCTTATCGGCACCAGCGCCTATGCCTTCTTCCGAGCGTTCCGCGCCGCCTGCCGCGCTCGTGGCATCGATCAGGCCGCGGAAATCCCGGTTGCCAGCTGCACGCTTTCGGAGCCGGAGCTGCCAGAGATCGGCCCTGATGCGGTCGATGGACATCTATCGTCGAGCGTCTATTTCTCGTCGCTGAACTCCCCTGAAAATGCCGCCTTCATCGCAGCTTATACCCGATCATTTCCGGAGGGGCCGGTGTCGTCGGCAGATGCCGAGGCCTCCTACGTTGCCGTCAAGCTGCTCGCATCGGCCTTATCGCAGGCCGGGACCGACGACGCTCGCACGGTGCGGGCCGCGGTCGCCGACCAGCGGCTGCGCGCACCGCAAGGAGAGGTCCGTATCGACCGGCAGACCTTTCACGCCTGGCTCACGCCGCGGATCGGCCGCTCGGTGGCCGACGGGCAGTTCGAAGTGCTGCTGGAATCGCGCGAGCCGATCGCGCCCGATCCCTATCTGGTCCAGTCGTCGCCGCGCTTTGCCAGCGCGATGCGCTCTCCGCTGTTGAAGGTGGTGCAATCATGA
- a CDS encoding flavin reductase, with amino-acid sequence MQDVAPRDYRDAMACLGAAVTIVATDGAAGRAGFTASAICSVTDDPPTLLVCMNRGSSAYGSVTRNKVVCVNVLSARHERLSRLFGGKVPAEERFAAAAWSTLATGAPVLADCAAAFDCRIADVVNVGTHDVLFCRVVALQRSGCADNLIYFGRAYHTIGVIIPAEAGPESALDRS; translated from the coding sequence ATGCAAGATGTGGCTCCTCGGGACTACCGCGACGCGATGGCCTGTCTCGGCGCGGCCGTCACTATCGTCGCCACCGACGGGGCTGCGGGCCGCGCCGGATTCACCGCATCTGCAATCTGCAGCGTCACTGACGATCCGCCGACGCTTCTGGTCTGCATGAACCGCGGCTCCTCCGCCTATGGCAGCGTGACCCGCAATAAGGTGGTATGCGTCAACGTGCTCTCGGCGCGTCACGAGCGACTATCCCGCCTGTTCGGCGGCAAGGTGCCCGCTGAGGAACGCTTTGCCGCTGCGGCGTGGTCGACACTCGCAACCGGCGCGCCCGTGCTGGCCGACTGTGCCGCGGCGTTCGACTGCCGGATTGCGGACGTCGTCAATGTTGGCACGCATGATGTGCTGTTCTGCCGGGTCGTCGCGCTGCAAAGATCTGGCTGCGCCGACAATCTGATCTATTTCGGCCGCGCCTACCACACGATCGGGGTGATCATTCCGGCTGAGGCTGGACCCGAATCCGCTCTTGACCGATCCTGA
- a CDS encoding Zn-dependent hydrolase, whose translation MTSEPLINTDRLWTRLMSLAEIGATPAGGVNRQALSDGEIAAWRRVIGWAREGGLTPSTDAAGNLFLTLAGSDRAAPPLLLGSHLDSQPTGGKFDGAAGVMAALEAAVSLAEQGEKPARDLIVVAWMNEEGSRFAPGMMGSEAFTGERGMDAIRAARDADGISVGEALDRLHQAFPDMPHRPLGFAAGAYLELHIEQGPVLEAADCMIGVVTGIQGKKTFQVVVEGAEGHAGTLAQQERRDALAAFAEVASALHAEIGAIDADIKFTIGRVAVVPNAPSVVPSRVSFSIDLRHPDNAVLDAAGARIKTLCQEKAPPCSVTVTPLVDAPSNVFDPRLRASIAEAAREQRYSAMAILSAAGHDARHLAKVCPAAMIFIPCRDGASHVEHEWAEPDHVAAGTAVLAQVLRELAFAPAIEA comes from the coding sequence ATGACGAGCGAGCCTCTGATCAACACCGACCGGCTCTGGACCCGCCTGATGTCGCTCGCCGAGATCGGCGCGACGCCGGCTGGCGGTGTCAACCGTCAGGCATTGAGCGACGGTGAGATCGCTGCCTGGCGTCGCGTCATCGGCTGGGCGCGCGAAGGGGGATTGACGCCGTCGACGGATGCTGCGGGGAACCTGTTCCTGACGCTGGCCGGCAGCGATCGCGCCGCGCCGCCACTGCTGCTCGGCAGTCATCTCGACAGCCAGCCGACCGGCGGTAAATTCGACGGCGCCGCCGGCGTGATGGCGGCGCTCGAAGCTGCGGTCTCGCTGGCCGAGCAAGGCGAGAAGCCTGCGCGCGACCTCATCGTCGTCGCCTGGATGAACGAGGAAGGCTCGCGCTTCGCCCCGGGCATGATGGGCTCGGAGGCCTTTACCGGCGAGCGTGGCATGGATGCGATCCGCGCCGCGCGCGATGCGGATGGCATCAGCGTCGGCGAGGCGCTCGACCGCCTCCACCAGGCTTTCCCCGATATGCCGCACAGGCCCCTCGGCTTTGCCGCCGGGGCCTATCTCGAATTGCACATCGAGCAGGGACCGGTGCTGGAGGCGGCAGACTGCATGATCGGTGTCGTCACCGGCATCCAGGGCAAGAAGACCTTTCAGGTGGTCGTCGAGGGTGCCGAGGGCCATGCCGGCACGCTGGCGCAGCAGGAGCGGCGCGATGCGCTCGCGGCCTTTGCGGAGGTCGCGAGCGCACTTCATGCCGAGATCGGCGCCATCGATGCCGACATCAAGTTCACCATTGGCCGGGTCGCCGTCGTGCCGAACGCGCCGTCCGTGGTGCCGTCGCGCGTCAGCTTCAGCATCGATCTGCGCCATCCTGACAATGCCGTGCTCGACGCGGCGGGTGCGCGCATCAAAACTCTTTGCCAGGAGAAGGCCCCGCCGTGCTCGGTTACGGTGACGCCGCTCGTGGATGCGCCGTCGAACGTCTTCGATCCGCGCCTGCGTGCGAGCATCGCGGAGGCCGCGCGTGAGCAGCGGTATTCCGCCATGGCGATCCTCTCTGCCGCCGGTCACGATGCCCGTCATCTGGCCAAGGTCTGCCCGGCTGCGATGATCTTCATCCCGTGCCGCGACGGCGCGAGCCATGTCGAGCATGAATGGGCTGAACCCGATCATGTCGCGGCCGGCACCGCCGTGCTGGCACAGGTGCTGCGCGAACTCGCCTTCGCGCCTGCCATCGAGGCGTGA
- a CDS encoding alpha/beta fold hydrolase, which produces MTMITTKDGVKLHVEEAGEGTPILFIHEFGGNHDSWEPQLRYFSRRHRCISYAARGYPPSDVPDSVEAYSQAIAADDAVAVLDALGIDKAHILGLSMGGFCTVHFGLRTPERALSLTVAGAGYGCEKEFEEYFRGVSLEVADNFEKQGAKEFSKVYALGASRVQFQNKDPRGWQEFADRLATHSDRGAANTMRGVQARRPSFYDLEDGLKKMMVPTLVIVGDEDDHCLQPGIFLKKTIPACGLSVFPKTGHTLNLEEPAAFNALLAEFIAQVEAGRWLPRDPRALPNQIMRTK; this is translated from the coding sequence ATGACGATGATCACGACGAAGGACGGCGTGAAGCTGCATGTGGAAGAGGCAGGCGAGGGCACGCCGATCCTGTTCATCCATGAATTCGGCGGCAATCACGACAGCTGGGAGCCGCAGTTGCGCTATTTCAGCCGGCGCCACCGCTGCATCAGCTACGCCGCGCGCGGCTATCCGCCGTCGGACGTGCCCGACAGCGTGGAGGCCTATTCGCAGGCGATTGCAGCTGACGATGCGGTCGCCGTTCTCGACGCGCTCGGAATCGACAAGGCGCATATCCTCGGCCTCTCCATGGGCGGCTTCTGCACGGTGCATTTCGGCCTGCGCACGCCGGAGCGCGCCCTGTCGCTCACGGTGGCGGGGGCCGGCTATGGCTGCGAGAAGGAGTTCGAGGAGTATTTTCGCGGCGTCTCGCTCGAAGTCGCCGACAATTTCGAGAAGCAGGGTGCGAAGGAATTCTCGAAGGTCTACGCGCTCGGTGCGAGCCGGGTGCAGTTCCAGAACAAAGATCCGCGCGGCTGGCAGGAATTCGCCGATCGCCTCGCCACGCACTCCGATCGCGGCGCCGCCAACACCATGCGCGGCGTCCAGGCGCGGCGGCCATCGTTCTATGACCTCGAAGATGGCTTGAAAAAGATGATGGTGCCGACGCTGGTTATCGTCGGCGATGAGGACGACCACTGTCTCCAGCCCGGCATCTTCCTGAAGAAGACCATTCCGGCCTGCGGCCTCTCGGTCTTCCCCAAGACCGGCCACACGCTCAATCTCGAAGAGCCGGCGGCATTCAATGCGCTGCTCGCCGAGTTCATCGCCCAGGTCGAGGCTGGGCGCTGGCTGCCGCGCGATCCGCGCGCGCTGCCGAACCAGATCATGCGCACGAAGTAG
- a CDS encoding pyridoxal phosphate-dependent aminotransferase — translation MSGAQSAALVRNRYFDELSATPGLYWLGQNTNHIESHPAVREAMLRSIEAGEFNVYAPPLGFEALREAIVADLGAPGAEALVTEGGVNALAMICRARCKPGTTLVTTDPTWKWPCLFARQQGAEVIEIPIYDPACNYRLTPEALKANVDERTAIIYLVDPNNPLGIRYTREEIESFAAIARDCGALLVHDCTYRDFADGHTPALHVAPKGSVVSTSFSKWLGLAGLRIGALVAAPDLFEELAQTSTSVLGASVIAQRAAQAGLSVKAEWMKKVRSTDRANKAMIQEAAAAIEGLALPIMPSHGNFLVLETIAAAIRPEALVECYRREGIMIRQGNYHTQRFGDRFVKISTSVPQGWVEKLCTLLPDMVAQARTLNDLPPQF, via the coding sequence ATGTCTGGAGCGCAATCGGCGGCACTGGTCCGCAACCGTTATTTCGACGAGCTCTCGGCGACGCCAGGACTCTACTGGCTCGGCCAGAACACCAACCATATCGAGAGTCATCCCGCCGTGCGCGAGGCGATGCTGCGCTCGATCGAGGCGGGCGAGTTCAACGTCTACGCGCCGCCGCTCGGCTTCGAGGCGCTGCGCGAGGCGATCGTCGCCGATCTCGGCGCGCCTGGCGCGGAAGCGCTGGTGACCGAGGGCGGCGTCAACGCGCTGGCGATGATCTGCCGTGCACGCTGCAAGCCCGGCACCACGCTGGTCACCACCGATCCGACCTGGAAATGGCCGTGCCTGTTCGCGCGCCAGCAGGGCGCCGAGGTGATCGAGATTCCGATCTACGATCCCGCCTGCAATTACCGCCTGACGCCGGAGGCGCTGAAGGCGAATGTCGATGAACGGACCGCGATCATCTATCTCGTCGATCCCAACAATCCGCTCGGCATTCGCTACACCCGCGAGGAGATCGAGAGCTTTGCCGCGATCGCGCGCGATTGTGGTGCGCTGCTGGTGCACGATTGCACCTATCGCGATTTCGCCGACGGCCACACGCCGGCGCTTCATGTCGCCCCAAAAGGCTCGGTGGTCTCGACCAGCTTCTCGAAATGGCTCGGGCTCGCCGGCCTGCGGATCGGGGCGCTCGTCGCAGCGCCAGACCTGTTCGAGGAGCTGGCGCAGACCTCCACGAGCGTGCTCGGCGCGAGCGTCATCGCGCAGCGCGCGGCGCAGGCGGGCTTGTCGGTCAAGGCGGAATGGATGAAGAAGGTCCGCAGCACCGATCGGGCCAACAAGGCGATGATCCAGGAGGCGGCGGCCGCGATCGAGGGCCTCGCGCTGCCGATCATGCCCTCGCACGGCAATTTCCTGGTGCTCGAAACCATCGCGGCGGCCATCCGCCCGGAGGCGCTGGTCGAATGCTATCGCCGCGAGGGCATCATGATCCGCCAGGGCAACTATCACACCCAGCGCTTCGGCGACCGCTTCGTCAAGATCAGCACCTCTGTGCCGCAAGGCTGGGTCGAAAAACTCTGCACGCTGCTGCCGGACATGGTTGCGCAGGCCCGCACGCTCAACGACCTGCCGCCGCAATTCTAG
- a CDS encoding SDR family oxidoreductase yields the protein MDLKLTNKTALITGASKGIGLAVAELFAAEGCHLHLAARNGEAMLEAKKQFEARHGVKITIHALDLSSTAAMDKLAAEVGDIDILINNAGDIPAGSLEILDDAAWRRGFDLKVFGYITLSRLYYPRMKGKDGVIINIIGNSGENWDASYIAGSTGNAALMSFTKALGGRSLDHGVRVVAVNPGPVATDRMLKIMKRKAIDMLGDESRWEELFDKYPGKRPATSEEVADLVAFLSSPRSGYITGTVVTIDGGIAARGSVI from the coding sequence GTGGACCTGAAGCTGACGAACAAGACCGCGCTCATTACCGGCGCGTCGAAAGGAATTGGACTGGCGGTGGCCGAACTCTTCGCCGCGGAAGGGTGTCACCTGCACCTCGCCGCCCGCAACGGCGAAGCCATGCTCGAGGCCAAGAAGCAGTTCGAAGCCCGCCATGGCGTGAAGATCACCATCCACGCGCTCGACCTGTCGAGCACGGCGGCGATGGATAAACTCGCGGCCGAGGTCGGCGACATCGACATCCTCATCAACAATGCCGGCGACATCCCGGCCGGCTCGCTTGAGATCCTCGATGACGCGGCCTGGCGGCGCGGCTTCGATCTCAAGGTGTTCGGCTACATCACGCTGTCGCGTCTCTATTATCCGCGGATGAAGGGCAAGGACGGCGTCATCATCAACATCATCGGCAATTCCGGCGAGAACTGGGACGCGAGCTACATCGCGGGCTCGACCGGCAACGCCGCGCTGATGTCCTTCACCAAGGCGCTCGGCGGCCGCAGCCTCGACCACGGTGTGCGCGTCGTCGCGGTCAATCCGGGCCCGGTTGCGACCGACCGCATGCTCAAGATCATGAAGCGCAAGGCGATCGACATGCTCGGCGACGAAAGCCGCTGGGAGGAGCTGTTCGACAAATATCCGGGCAAGCGCCCGGCGACGTCGGAGGAGGTCGCCGATCTCGTCGCCTTCCTGTCCTCGCCGCGGTCCGGCTACATCACCGGTACCGTCGTGACGATCGACGGCGGCATCGCCGCGCGCGGCTCGGTGATCTGA
- a CDS encoding GntR family transcriptional regulator — MKNGHETLSASPGMTLAESLRQKLEGAIAAGHLEPGSRLDEQEIAQRFGVSRTPVREAFRLMAANNLVELRGRQGATVRSIKAQALIEMFQVMAELEGLCARLAARRVSQAWGAEIGEIHQRLVAAGETGDIDVFYDINQEFHEAIYEASRNSFLADQTRKLRNQVAAYRRRVTRMPNRIADTVREHEAIMQAILAHDPERAHSAMRDHVNLLGDNLLDFLAAFE, encoded by the coding sequence GTGAAAAATGGGCATGAAACCCTGAGCGCCAGTCCCGGCATGACGCTCGCCGAGAGCCTGCGCCAGAAGCTCGAAGGGGCGATCGCGGCCGGCCATCTGGAGCCGGGCAGCCGTCTCGACGAGCAGGAGATCGCGCAGCGCTTCGGCGTCTCGCGCACGCCGGTGCGGGAGGCGTTCCGCCTGATGGCCGCCAACAATCTGGTCGAGCTGCGCGGGCGGCAGGGCGCAACGGTCCGCAGCATCAAGGCGCAGGCGCTGATCGAGATGTTTCAGGTTATGGCGGAGCTCGAAGGGCTCTGCGCGCGGCTTGCCGCCCGGCGCGTCTCGCAAGCCTGGGGCGCGGAAATAGGCGAGATTCACCAGAGGCTTGTCGCAGCAGGCGAAACCGGCGACATCGACGTCTTCTACGACATCAACCAGGAATTCCACGAAGCGATCTATGAGGCTTCGCGCAACAGCTTCCTCGCCGATCAGACCCGCAAGCTGCGCAATCAGGTCGCTGCCTATCGCCGCCGGGTGACGCGGATGCCGAACCGGATCGCCGATACCGTCCGCGAGCACGAGGCGATCATGCAGGCGATCCTGGCCCACGACCCGGAGCGGGCGCACAGCGCCATGCGCGACCACGTCAACCTGCTCGGCGACAACCTACTGGACTTCCTCGCCGCCTTCGAATGA
- a CDS encoding ABC transporter ATP-binding protein, with amino-acid sequence MQAARLPDPGPTIEAPQAQAKPEPLLELRAINKTFGSVAALSGLQASVAPGEFVTVVGPSGCGKSTLFNIVAGLEEPDAGGILRFEGKSCHAADLLGRISFMPQRDLLFPWRNVVDNAILALEVEGMPRDQARAKALKMLPEFGLAGFEKQYPNQLSGGMRQRVALMRTFLFERDLMLLDEPFGALDALTRAMMQRWLLDVWQKYRRTILFITHDVDEAIFLGDRVLVMTARPGSVKLEQVVDLPRPRRPEVVTSPEFVRLKRTLLDAIEEESIKSFQSSIAQEKPQ; translated from the coding sequence GTGCAGGCCGCTCGCCTCCCCGATCCCGGACCGACCATCGAAGCCCCGCAGGCTCAGGCAAAGCCTGAGCCGCTGCTCGAGTTGCGCGCGATCAACAAGACCTTCGGCTCCGTTGCGGCGCTGTCCGGACTTCAGGCGAGCGTCGCCCCCGGCGAGTTCGTCACCGTCGTCGGCCCCAGCGGCTGCGGCAAGAGCACCCTCTTCAACATCGTCGCCGGCCTCGAGGAGCCCGATGCCGGCGGCATCCTGCGCTTCGAGGGCAAGAGCTGCCACGCCGCCGACCTGCTCGGCCGCATCTCCTTCATGCCGCAGCGCGACTTGCTGTTTCCGTGGCGCAACGTGGTCGACAACGCCATCCTCGCGCTCGAGGTCGAAGGCATGCCGCGCGATCAGGCGCGCGCCAAGGCGCTGAAGATGCTGCCCGAGTTCGGGCTCGCCGGCTTCGAGAAGCAATATCCCAATCAATTGTCCGGCGGCATGCGCCAGCGCGTCGCCCTGATGCGCACCTTCCTGTTCGAGCGCGACCTGATGCTGCTCGACGAGCCGTTCGGCGCGCTCGACGCGCTGACGCGGGCGATGATGCAGCGCTGGCTGCTCGATGTCTGGCAGAAATACCGCCGCACCATTCTCTTCATCACCCACGACGTCGACGAGGCGATCTTCCTCGGCGACCGCGTGCTGGTCATGACCGCGCGTCCGGGCTCGGTGAAGCTCGAACAGGTCGTCGACCTCCCCCGCCCGCGCCGCCCCGAGGTCGTCACCTCTCCCGAATTCGTCCGCCTCAAGCGCACCCTGCTCGATGCGATCGAGGAGGAAAGCATCAAATCGTTCCAGTCCTCCATCGCGCAGGAGAAGCCGCAGTGA